The following coding sequences are from one Reyranella humidisoli window:
- a CDS encoding alpha-hydroxy acid oxidase — protein MASGLENDFVTLHEIVKAAKIRLNPNIWDYLIGGTETETTLRRNRLALDTIAFKPRVLRDVSSIDPSSEILGRKIRLPVMLAPVGSLESFEAGGGITVAQGAGAGNVAMLISSVTTLKLEDIVKGGGGPKIYQLYVRGDDAWVADRVKQAMDAGYDAFCITVDTQVYSRRERDIAKRFVKSWRTSAVGQDHQAAFSWKNFIAVREKFPDVKFMLKGIGTGEDADLACQHGVWGVYCSNHGGRQLDHGRGSAEALPEIVEAVAGRAKVAVDGSFSRGSDIVKAICMGADWVGLGRLYCYGLAAAGAAGIERVIELLEEEMKEAMGLLGVTSLAQLDKSYIARSWPTNLTGVHSAFPLLNLQDEGY, from the coding sequence ATGGCGAGCGGTCTGGAGAACGACTTCGTGACGCTACACGAGATCGTAAAAGCGGCGAAAATCCGGCTCAATCCCAACATCTGGGACTATTTGATCGGCGGGACCGAAACCGAAACGACGCTGCGCCGCAACAGGCTGGCGCTCGACACGATCGCCTTCAAGCCCCGTGTGCTGCGCGACGTATCGTCGATCGATCCGTCCTCCGAAATCCTTGGCCGCAAGATCCGCCTGCCGGTGATGCTGGCGCCGGTCGGATCGCTCGAATCTTTCGAGGCGGGGGGGGGAATCACGGTCGCGCAGGGCGCCGGCGCGGGGAATGTCGCGATGCTGATCAGCTCGGTCACGACGCTGAAGCTTGAAGACATCGTGAAGGGCGGTGGCGGCCCCAAGATCTATCAACTCTACGTGCGCGGCGACGATGCATGGGTCGCGGATCGCGTGAAGCAGGCAATGGACGCGGGCTACGACGCCTTCTGCATCACCGTCGACACTCAGGTGTACAGCCGCCGCGAACGCGACATCGCCAAGCGCTTCGTGAAATCGTGGCGCACGTCGGCAGTCGGGCAGGACCACCAGGCGGCGTTCTCGTGGAAGAACTTCATCGCCGTCCGCGAGAAGTTCCCCGACGTGAAGTTCATGCTGAAGGGCATCGGCACCGGCGAGGATGCCGACCTTGCCTGCCAGCACGGCGTCTGGGGAGTCTACTGTTCCAACCATGGTGGCCGGCAGCTCGACCACGGACGCGGCTCTGCCGAGGCGCTCCCGGAGATCGTCGAGGCGGTGGCGGGTCGTGCCAAGGTGGCGGTCGACGGCAGCTTCAGCCGCGGCAGCGACATCGTGAAGGCGATCTGCATGGGCGCCGACTGGGTCGGCCTCGGCCGTCTCTATTGCTACGGCCTGGCCGCGGCCGGCGCGGCGGGCATCGAGCGGGTGATCGAGCTGCTCGAGGAAGAGATGAAAGAGGCGATGGGCCTGCTCGGCGTCACCTCGCTGGCGCAGCTCGACAAGAGCTACATCGCCAGGAGCTGGCCCACCAACCTGACGGGCGTGCACAGCGCCTTCCCGCTGCTCAACCTGCAGGACGAGGGGTACTGA
- a CDS encoding SDR family oxidoreductase, with translation MSGKIAVVTGAGSGIGRASALALLNNGYKVALAGRRKDALDETASMAGNNAPNALAVPTDVTKRDDIVALFARVKATWGRLDLVFNNAGGGAPPVPLEDLPYETWLSVLAANLTGPFLCTQEAIKIMKDQTPRGGRIINNGSISAHAPRPFSVAYTSTKHAITGLTKSTSLDGRAYDIACGQIDIGNAVSPMTDRMTKGVLQPNGTTIAEPRMDVSAVANAILYMDSLPLDANVQFMTVMATKMPFVGRG, from the coding sequence ATGAGTGGAAAGATCGCCGTCGTCACCGGCGCGGGCAGCGGCATCGGCCGCGCCTCGGCGCTCGCCCTGCTGAACAACGGCTACAAGGTCGCGTTGGCCGGCCGCCGCAAGGACGCGCTGGACGAGACGGCGTCGATGGCGGGCAACAACGCGCCCAACGCACTCGCCGTGCCGACCGACGTCACGAAGCGCGACGACATCGTGGCGCTTTTCGCCAGGGTGAAGGCCACCTGGGGTCGCCTCGACCTGGTGTTCAACAATGCCGGCGGCGGCGCTCCGCCTGTACCGCTCGAAGACCTGCCCTACGAGACCTGGCTGAGCGTTCTGGCAGCCAACCTGACCGGTCCGTTCCTGTGCACGCAGGAAGCCATCAAGATCATGAAGGACCAGACGCCGCGCGGCGGCCGCATCATCAACAACGGCTCGATCTCGGCGCACGCGCCGCGGCCCTTCTCGGTCGCCTACACCTCGACCAAGCACGCCATCACCGGCCTCACCAAGTCGACGTCGCTCGACGGCCGCGCCTACGACATCGCCTGCGGCCAGATCGACATCGGCAACGCCGTCTCGCCGATGACCGACCGCATGACCAAGGGTGTGCTGCAGCCCAACGGCACGACCATCGCCGAGCCGCGCATGGACGTGTCGGCGGTGGCCAACGCCATCCTCTACATGGACAGCCTGCCGCTCGACGCGAACGTGCAGTTCATGACCGTGATGGCAACCAAGATGCCGTTTGTAGGCCGCGGTTGA
- a CDS encoding ABC transporter substrate-binding protein — translation MKRRALTATLLLALLGGPALAADPLPAMKETPMFADQVKSGALPPVDKRIPQQPWVVKEFAGGDGPGRQGGQINTLIASARDTRLMTVYSYTRLIVYDDKFKLKPDILESYEEKDGREFTFKLRAGHRWSDGQPFTTEDFRFFWEDVASNKDLSSGGPNVELLVDGQPPKVEIIDPLTIRYTWDKPNPYFIESQARAAPLFLFRPAHYLKKFHAKYTPEAEILKSARGAQQSWVSIYRRLDVMYPNDNIDMPTLNPWVGITPSPAQRFVYLRNPYYHRIDEKGQQLPYVDRMIFTVAATNLVPAKAGLGEADLQPRYLNMRDYTFLQKSAQTSGMNVRLWEAGSGSQLALYPNLTANDPEWRKLMRDVRFRRALSLAIDREELNQVVYIGLAKPSNNTIMPRSELFKPEYATKWADYDPKLANKLLDEIGLTKKDSQGFRLLPNGRPATIVVEHASEETEDNDTLALIADNWKKIGIKMLSKPQTRDNLRLRTSSGEALMTAFAGVVTAAPTPNTSPKEFAPTMLGSLQWSRWGMFVESKGKQGEKCDLASACKLLDYVKEWETGATVEDRRKAWDKILTSNADEVFSIGTVNGVRQPIVVGPKIRNVPKEAYYAWDPGGYIGLYQPDTFWVAQ, via the coding sequence ATGAAGAGACGTGCACTTACGGCGACCCTGCTCCTTGCATTGCTGGGAGGGCCAGCGCTGGCTGCCGATCCGTTGCCTGCAATGAAGGAAACGCCGATGTTCGCCGACCAGGTGAAATCGGGCGCCCTTCCGCCGGTCGACAAGCGCATTCCGCAGCAGCCCTGGGTGGTGAAGGAGTTCGCAGGCGGCGACGGTCCGGGGCGGCAGGGCGGCCAGATCAATACGCTCATCGCCAGTGCGCGCGATACCCGGCTGATGACGGTGTACAGCTACACCCGCCTCATCGTTTACGACGACAAGTTCAAGCTGAAGCCCGACATCCTCGAGAGCTACGAGGAGAAGGACGGCCGCGAATTCACCTTCAAGCTGCGCGCCGGGCACAGATGGTCGGACGGTCAGCCGTTCACCACCGAGGACTTCCGTTTCTTCTGGGAAGACGTCGCCAGCAACAAGGACCTCTCGAGCGGTGGTCCGAACGTCGAACTCCTGGTCGACGGCCAGCCGCCCAAGGTCGAGATCATCGATCCGCTCACGATCAGATACACCTGGGACAAGCCGAACCCGTACTTCATCGAGAGCCAGGCGCGCGCCGCCCCGCTCTTCCTGTTCCGGCCCGCGCACTACCTGAAGAAGTTCCACGCCAAGTACACACCCGAGGCCGAGATACTGAAGTCCGCCAGGGGCGCGCAGCAGAGCTGGGTCTCCATCTACCGGCGACTCGACGTGATGTACCCAAACGACAATATCGACATGCCGACCCTCAATCCGTGGGTTGGCATCACGCCGTCGCCGGCGCAGCGCTTCGTGTATTTGCGCAACCCCTACTATCACCGCATCGACGAGAAGGGGCAGCAGCTCCCCTATGTCGACCGCATGATCTTCACCGTGGCGGCGACCAACCTGGTGCCGGCCAAGGCGGGCCTGGGGGAGGCGGATCTGCAGCCGCGCTATCTCAACATGCGCGACTACACCTTCCTGCAGAAGAGCGCCCAGACCTCGGGCATGAACGTGCGCCTCTGGGAAGCGGGATCGGGCTCGCAGCTCGCGCTCTATCCCAACCTGACGGCCAATGACCCGGAATGGCGCAAGCTGATGCGTGACGTGCGCTTCCGCCGGGCGCTTTCGCTGGCCATCGACCGCGAGGAGTTGAACCAGGTCGTGTATATCGGCCTGGCCAAGCCCTCGAACAACACAATCATGCCGCGCTCGGAGCTGTTCAAGCCCGAGTATGCGACCAAGTGGGCGGACTACGATCCGAAGCTCGCCAACAAACTGCTGGACGAGATCGGCCTGACCAAGAAGGACAGCCAGGGCTTCCGGCTACTGCCCAACGGGCGCCCGGCGACCATCGTGGTCGAGCATGCCAGCGAGGAGACCGAAGACAACGACACGCTCGCCCTGATCGCCGACAACTGGAAGAAGATCGGCATCAAGATGCTGAGCAAGCCACAGACTCGCGACAACCTCCGGCTGCGAACCTCCTCGGGAGAAGCCCTCATGACCGCCTTCGCTGGAGTGGTCACGGCGGCGCCCACGCCCAACACCAGCCCGAAGGAGTTCGCGCCGACCATGCTGGGCAGCCTGCAATGGTCGCGCTGGGGCATGTTCGTCGAGTCGAAGGGCAAGCAGGGCGAGAAGTGCGATCTCGCTTCGGCTTGCAAGCTGCTCGACTACGTCAAGGAATGGGAGACGGGCGCCACCGTCGAGGACCGGCGCAAGGCATGGGACAAGATTCTCACGTCCAATGCCGACGAGGTCTTTTCGATCGG